GGCCCCGCGCGCCGAGGTGCTGCGGGCCGGGCGGCCGGCCGTGACCGTGCCGTCGTACGCGCAGTCGCCGGTGCTGGGCGTGCGGCGGAGCATGCTGCGGCTCGGCCCGCGTGCGCTGCGGGCCGCCCTGTATCTGCCCTCATGGCACCGGCCGGCGGACGACGGCCCGCTGCCGGTGCTGCTCGACCCCTACGGCGGCGCGGGCCGCCAGCGGGTCACCGCCGCCCACGACTGGCGGACACTGGTGTCGCAGTGGTTCGCCGAGCAGGGCTTCGCGGTGCTGGTCGTCGACGGCCGGGGTACCCCGGGGCGCGGGCCGGACTGGGAACGCGAGGTGTATGGCGACCTGTTCGGGCCCGTGCTGGAGGACCAGGTGAGCGCGCTGCACGAGGCCGCGCGTGCGCACCCCGTGCGCGACGTGGACAGGGTCGGCATCCGCGGCTGGTCGTTCGGCGGCTCGCTCGCCGTGCTCGCCGTGCTCGCCGTGCTGCGTCGCCCGGACGTCTTCCGCGCCGCCGTGGCCGGGGCGGGCGTGACCGACCAGCGGCTCTACGACGCCCACTGGCGCGAGCGCGTCCTCGGCCACCCGGCGGCGTACCCCGAACGCTACGACGCCTGCTCCCCGCTGCGCGAGACGTCCCGGCTCACCCGTCCCCTGCTGCTGATCCACGGACTCGCCGACCGCAAGGTCCCGCCCGCCCACACCCTCCGGCTGTCCGACGCGCTGCTCGCCGCGGGCCGGCCGCACGAGGTACTGCTCCTGCCCGGCGCGGGACACCAGCCTGTCGGCACGGATGTCACCCGCGACCTGCTCCGGCATCAAGTCGGGTTCCTGCAACGGCACTTGGCCGCAGACTGGCGAAGCCGCGCCTAGTCCGGCCCCGGCGGCCGGGTGCACGGCGGGTGCGGCCGTGCGCGAGGGCCCGAGGGTGTATCTCCGCCAGGCCCGGCATAGGGAAAACCCTCGAATGGCTACGACATGACTGACATGTGCGGGACAAGGCTGGAATCCTTCCTCCACGCACCGCACATCCCTGGTGTGTGCATGGATCTCGGTTTCGCACAGCTCAGCTCACCCGGGCAGCAGACCCCTCTGCCCGTCTGTCACCGGCCGCGACCCGGCGGCCGCAGCAGGAGGAGTACGAGTGAGACCCCACAGACGCCTTCCCCACAAGCGGGCCACGGTCGGAGCCGCCCTGGTCTCCACCGCGGCGTTTCTCGCCATCGGCATGCAGGCCGCTCCGGCCATCGCCAAGCCCGCCGCTCCCCACCCCAGCCCGCTGCGCACCGGCGGCCTGGAGACCAAGCTCAGCCCGGCCCAGCACCAGGCGCTGATCGAGAGCGCCCAGCAGCACACCGCCGCGACCGCCCGCACCCTCGGGCTCGGCGCGCAGGAGAAACTGGTCGTCAAGGACGTCGTCAAGGACAACGACGGCACCCTGCACACCCGGTACGAACGCACCTTCGCCGGCCTGCCCGTCCTCGGCGGCGACCTCATCGTGCACACCCCGCCCGCCTCCCTGGCCGCGGGCACCGTGAGCACCACGTACAACAACAAGCACACGATCAAGGTCGCCTCCACCACCGCGTCCGTCACCAAGTCCGCCGCCGAGAACAAGGCGTTGAGGACGGCCAAGTCCCTCACCGCCAAGAAGCCCACCGCGGACAGCGCCCGCAAGGTGATCTGGGCCGGCACCGGCACCCCGAAGCTCGCCTGGGAGACCGTGATCGGCGGCTTCCAGGACGACGGCACGCCCAGCAAGCTGCACGTCATCACCGACGCCACCACCGGCAAGGAGCTGTACCGGTACCAGGCGATCGACACCGGCGTGGGCAACACGCACTACAGCGGCCAGGTGACGCTGACCACGACCCAGTCGGGTTCGACGTACACGCTGAACGACGGGGCGCGCGGCGGCCACAAGACGTACAACCTGAACCACGGCACCTCCGGCACCGGCACCCTGTTCTCGCAGAGCAACGACACCTGGGGCGACGGCACCAACTCCAACGCCGCCACCGCGGGCGCCGACGCCCACTACGGGGCGCAGGAGACCTGGGACTTCTACAAGAACACGTTCGGCCGCAGCGGCATCAAGAACGACGGCGTAGGCGCCTACTCACGCGTCCACTACGGCAACGCGTACGTCAACGCCTTCTGGGACGACACCTGCTTCTGCATGACCTACGGCGACGGCTCCGGCAACAACGACCCGCTGACCTCGCTGGACGTGGCCGGCCACGAGATGACCCACGGCGTCACCTCCAACACCGCGGGCCTGGACTACACCGGTGAGTCCGGCGGCCTGAACGAGGCCACCAGCGACATCATGGGCACCGGCGTGGAGTTCTACGCCAACAACAGCTCCGACCCCGGTGACTACCTCATCGGCGAGAAGATCAACATCAACGGCGACGGCACCCCGCTGCGCTACATGGACAAGCCCAGCAAGGACGGCAGTTCGGCCGACTCCTGGTACTCCGGTGTCGGCGGCCTCGACGTGCACTACTCCTCGGGCCCGGCGAACCACATGTTCTACCTGCTCTCCGAGGGCAGCGGCACCAAGGTCATCAACGGCGTGACCTACAACAGCCCGACCTCGGACGGCGTCGCCGTCACCGGCATCGGCCGGGCCGCCGCGCTGCAGATCTGGTACAAGGCGCTGACGACGTACATGACGTCGAGCACCGACTACGCAGCCGCCCGCACCGCCGCCCTGAACGCGGCAGCCGCCCTGTACGGCACC
Above is a genomic segment from Streptomyces fodineus containing:
- a CDS encoding M4 family metallopeptidase, whose translation is MRPHRRLPHKRATVGAALVSTAAFLAIGMQAAPAIAKPAAPHPSPLRTGGLETKLSPAQHQALIESAQQHTAATARTLGLGAQEKLVVKDVVKDNDGTLHTRYERTFAGLPVLGGDLIVHTPPASLAAGTVSTTYNNKHTIKVASTTASVTKSAAENKALRTAKSLTAKKPTADSARKVIWAGTGTPKLAWETVIGGFQDDGTPSKLHVITDATTGKELYRYQAIDTGVGNTHYSGQVTLTTTQSGSTYTLNDGARGGHKTYNLNHGTSGTGTLFSQSNDTWGDGTNSNAATAGADAHYGAQETWDFYKNTFGRSGIKNDGVGAYSRVHYGNAYVNAFWDDTCFCMTYGDGSGNNDPLTSLDVAGHEMTHGVTSNTAGLDYTGESGGLNEATSDIMGTGVEFYANNSSDPGDYLIGEKININGDGTPLRYMDKPSKDGSSADSWYSGVGGLDVHYSSGPANHMFYLLSEGSGTKVINGVTYNSPTSDGVAVTGIGRAAALQIWYKALTTYMTSSTDYAAARTAALNAAAALYGTNSTQYAGVGNAFAGINVGSHITPPSSGVSVTNPGSQSSTVGTAVSLQIQASSTNSGALSYSASGLPAGLSINSSTGLITGTPTTAGTYNTTVTVTDSTGATGTATFTWTVNSSGGGGCTSTQLLSNPGFESGGTGWSATSGVITNDTGEAAHGGSYYAWLDGYGSSHTDTLSQSVTIPAGCKATLTFYLHIDTSETTTSTQYDKLTVTAGSKTLATYSNLNAASGYSQKTFDLSSLTGSTVTLKFNGVEDSSLQTSFVVDDTALKTS